A genomic window from Salvelinus alpinus chromosome 10, SLU_Salpinus.1, whole genome shotgun sequence includes:
- the kpnb3 gene encoding importin-5, with translation MAEQQQFYILLGNLMSPDNEIRKQSEEAYDTIPGQTKITFLLQAIRDAACAEEVKTMAAVLLRRLLSSSFEEIYPGLTVDMQTAVKTELVTSIQTEASPNIRKKVADIAAELCRNLLDDDGNNQWPELLKFLFDSVNSDNVGLREAALHIFWNFPGIFGNQQQHYMEVIKRMLVQCMQDQENPQIRTLAARAAASFVLSNEGNAVLLKHFSDLLPGILQAVNESCYQGDDSVLKSLVEIADTAPKYLRPNLEATLQLSLKLCADTTLTNMQRQLALEVIVTLSETAAAMLRKHTAIVASSVPQMLAMMVDLEEDEEWSMADELEDDDFDSNAVAGESALDRMACGLGGKMVLPMIKQHIMTMLQNPDWKYRHAGLMALSAIGEGCHQQMEAILNEIVSFLLLFCQDPHPRVRYAACNAIGQMATDFAPTFQKKFHDKVISALLQTMEDQTNPRVQAHAAAALINFTEDCPKSLLIPYLDSLVQHLHVIMVAKLQELIQKGTKLVLEQVVTSIASVADTAEEKFVPYYDLFMPSLKHIVENAVQKELRLLRGKTIECISLIGLAVGKDKFMPDASAVMQLLLKTQTDFNDLEDDDPQISYMISAWARMCKILGKEFQQYLPVVMGPLMKTASIKPEVALLDTQDMENMSEDDGWEFVNLGDQQSFGIKTAGLEEKATACQMLVCYAKELKEGFVEYTEQVVKLMVPLLKFYFHDGVRVAAAESMPLLLECARVRGPEYLTQMWHFMCDALIKAIGTEPDSDVLSEIMHSFAKCIELMGEGCLNNEHFEELGGILKGKLEEHFKNQELRQAKRQDEDYDEGMEESLQDEDENDVYILTKVSDILHSVFSSYKEQVLPWFEQLLQLIVQLVCPSRPWADRQWGLCIFDDVVEHCSPSSFKYAELFLRAMALSLCDTSPEVRQAAAYGVGVMAQYGGENYRPFCTEALPTLLGVIQSPDSKVKENVNATENCISAVGKVMRFRPECANVNEILPHWLSWLPLNEDKEEAVHTFDFLCDLIESNNPIVLGPDNANIPKIFQIIAEGVANESVKSEDACSKRLANVIRQVQGSGGLWTQCVAMLNETQQKAIQDLLSTA, from the exons ATGGCGGAGCAACAGCAGTTCTACATCTTGCTGGGCAACCTGATGAGCCCTGACAACGAGATCAGGAAACAGTCCGAG GAAGCTTATGACACCATCCCCGGTCAGACAAAGATCACATTTTTGCTGCAGGCCATCAGAGATGCAGCCTGCGCAGAAGAG GTCAAGACGATGGCGGCGGTGCTGCTGCGGCGGCTGCTGTCGTCCTCCTTCGAGGAGATCTACCCCGGCCTGACGGTGGACATGCAGACGGCCGTCAAGACAGAGCTGGTCACCAGCATCCAGACAGAGGCCTCGCCCAACATTCGCAAGAAGGTCGCCGACATCGCTGCAGAGCTCTGCCGCAACCTCCTAG ATGATGATGGAAACAACCAGTGGCCAGAACTGCTCAAGTTCCTGTTTGACTCAGTCAACTCTGACAACGTTGGCCTGAGAGAGGCTGCCCTGCATATATTCTG GAACTTCCCAGGTATCTTTGGCAACCAGCAGCAGCACTACATGGAGGTGATCAAGAGGATGCTGGTCCAGTGTATGCAGGACCAGGAGAACCCACAG ATCCGTACCCTAGCTGCCCGCGCTGCAGCCTCCTTCGTCTTGTCCAACGAGGGCAACGCTGTCCTGCTGAAGCACTTCTCTGACCTGCTGCCAGGCATCTTGCAG GCGGTGAATGAGTCATGCTACCAGGGAGATGACTCTGTGCTGAAGTCTCTGGTTGAGATAGCTGACACGGCCCCCAAGTACCTGCGACCCAACCTGGAGGCCACCCTGCAGCTCAGTCTGAAGCTGTGTGCTGACACCACCCTGACCAACATGCAGAGGCAGCTGGCCCTGGAGGTTATCGTCACGCTGTCCGAGACCGCCGCCGCCATGCTGAGGAAACACACCGCCATCGTGGCATCCAGCG TTCCCCAGATGCTGGCTATGATGGTGGAtctggaggaggacgaggagtggTCTATGGCTGATGAGCTGGAGGATGATGACTTTGACAG CAATGCAGTTGCAGGAGAGAGTGCTCTGGACAGAATGGCCTGTGGGCTGGGAGGAAAGATGGTGCTGCCCATGATCAAACAGCACATCATGACTATGTTGCAGAACC cTGACTGGAAGTACCGCCACGCCGGCCTCATGGCTCTGTCTGCCATCGGGGAGGGCTGTCACCAACAGATGGAGGCCATCCTCAACGAGATCGTCAGCTTCTTGCTACTGTTCTGTCAGGACCCT CACCCCAGAGTCCGTTATGCTGCATGCAACGCCATCGGGCAGATGGCCACCGATTTCGCCCCCACCTTCCAAAAGAAATTCCACGATAAG GTGATCTCTGCCCTACTGCAGACCATGGAGGACCAGACCAACCCCCGTGTCCAGGCCCACGCTGCCGCGGCCCTCATCAACTTCACTGAGGACTGTCCCAAGTCCCTCCTGATCCCCTATCTGGACAGCCTGGTCCAGCACCTACATGTCATCATGGTGGCCAAACTACAGGAG CTGATCCAGAAGGGTACTAAGCTGGTTCTGGAGCAGGTGGTGACGTCCATAGCGTCTGTGGCGGACACGGCCGAGGAGAAGTTTGTTCCCTACTACGACCTGTTCATGCCCTCCCTCAAACACATTGTGGAGAACGCCGTGCAGAAGGAGCTGAGGCTGCTCCGAGGGAAGACCATCGAGTGTATCAGCCTCATCGGCCTGGCGGTCGGCAAGGACAAG TTCATGCCTGATGCGTCAGCTGTGATGCAGCTGCTGCTGAAGACCCAGACCGACTTCAATGACCTGGAGGACGACGACCCACAG ATCTCCTACATGATCTCAGCCTGGGCCAGGATGTGTAAAATCCTGGGGAAAGAGTTCCAGCAGTACCTACCTGTGGTCATGGGGCCCCTAATGAAGACTGCCTCCATCAAGCCAGAGGTGGCCCTCCTGGACA CCCAGGACATGGAGAACATGTCAGAGGATGACGGATGGGAGTTTGTGAACCTGGGAGACCAGCAGAGCTTCGGCATCAAGACAGCTGGGCTGGAAGAGAAGGCCACCGCCTGCCAGATGCTG GTGTGCTATGCCAAAGAGTTGAAGGAAGGGTTTGTAGAGTACACAGAACAGGTGGTCAAGCTGATGGTTCCTCTGCTCAAGTTCTACTTCCACGATG GTGTGCGGGTGGCAGCAGCAGAGTCCATGCCCCTGCTGCTGGAGTGTGCGCGGGTACGAGGCCCAGAATACCTCACACAGATGTGGCACTTCATGTGCGACGCCCTCATCAAGGCCATTGGCACAGAGCCAGACTCGGATGTCCTATCAGAAATCATGCATTCGTTTGCCAAG TGTATTGAGTTAATGGGAGAGGGCTGCCTGAACAACGAGCACTTTGAAGAGCTGGGAGGGATCCTGAAGGGGAAGCTGGAGGAACACTTTAAGAACCAGGAGCTGAGACAGGCTAAACGACAGGACGAGGACTACGACGAGGGCATGGAGGAATCTTTACAAGACGAG GATGAAAACGATGTGTACATACTGACCAAAGTGTCAGACATTTTGCACTCTGTGTTCAGCAGCTACAAGGAACAAGTGCTGCCGTGGTTTGAGCAGCTTCTACAGCTCATCGTACAGCTCGTG TGTCCTAGCAGGCcgtgggcagacaggcagtgggGTCTGTGCATCTTTGACGACGTGGTCGAGCACTGCAGCCCCTCTTCCTTTAAATATGCTGAACTCTTCCTGCGGGCCATGGCCCTGTCGCTGTGTGACACCAGCCCTGAAGTGAGACAAGCTGCAGCCTACGGCGTGGGAGTCATGGCTCAGTACGGAGGAGAGAACTACCGACCCTTCTGCACCG AGGCTCTGCCCACGCTGTTGGGCGTGATCCAGTCTCCAGACTCCAAGGTCAAGGAGAACGTCAACGCCACAGAGAACTGCATCTCAGCCGTGGGCAAGGTCATGAGATTCAGGCCTGAGTGTGCAAATGTCAACGAGATACTTCCCCATTGGCTCTCCTGGCTGCCACTCAACGAAGACAAGGAGGAAGCTGTGCACACCTTTGACTTCCTTTGTGACCTTATCGAAAG CAACAATCCTATTGTCCTCGGACCAGACAATGCAAATATTCCCAAGATATTCCAGATCATCGCTGAAGGGGTCGCCAACGAGTCTGTCAAGAGTGAGGACGCATGCAGCAAGAGATTGGCAAATGTCATCCGCCAAGTACAG GGATCTGGAGGACTGTGGACACAGTGTGTAGCGATGCTGAATGAGACTCAACAGAAGGCCATCCAGGACCTCCTCAGCACTGCTTGA